Within Alteromonas sp. LMIT006, the genomic segment CAAAATCCAAGGTGAAATTGATGCCCAAGTCCAAAATACCCGCCTAATCATACTGGCAGTCGCTATCACTTCCATTATGTTAATATTGTTTGTGGCGGTTGCTATCAGTGTCACTCAGAAACAAGAAAATGAAGCCAAAGTCTCAGCCTTAGGGCAAAAAATCATTACCTCACAAGAAGACGAACGCCGTTATATTGCGAGAGAATTACACGATGGCATCATTCAAATGCTGGTCTCGATCAAGTATTCCCTAAGTGCCACCAAAATGATGTTAAAAAAATCTCATACCCCTGAACCGCAAGCGCTCAATGCGGCATCGTCTAGCTTAGATTTGACCATCAATGAAGTCAGACGTATCTCTCATCACTTACACCCACAAATCTTGGACGAATTAGGATTGTCAGCCGCGATTGAAGCACTCGCCGAAGAATTTAGTAAGCGTACCCAAATTGCTGTCACCGTTAATAAACTGAAAGTTAGAAAGCTCTTATCGCCACAACTCAATACCTCTCTGTATCGAACCGTACAAGAATGTCTGACCAATGTAGAGAAGCACGCCAAGGCGCAACGGGTGGACATAGACTTAGAAATGGCAGAAAATTGGTTGAGTTTAAAAATTCGGGACGACGGCCAAGGGTTTAATCCGGAGGATACTGATAAATTTGGGATTGGACTCAATAATCTGCAAGAGCGCGTGGATTATTATCAAGGCAAAATTGCTATAATATCGAATCGACGTGGCACCAAAATCGAAATCAAAATACCGCTGAGTAGTTTTGCCAAAAACTTTGCGACGATCGACCAAAATAAAGATCAGCAAAATACCGAGAAGGGAACTGCATGAGTCCGACGATAAAAGTGTTATTAGTGGATGACCATCCAATGGTTCGCGACGGTATTATGAGCTGTTTGGCGTTTTATGATGATGTGGAGGTCATTGGCACAGCGAATAACGGTAGCGAGGCGATTACCCAGCTGAGAACATTGACACCGGATGTCATTATGATGGACATTTCGATGCCAGACCTAAATGGCATCGATGCTACAGAACAAATCCTAGAAATATCGCCACACTCCAAAATTCTGATTTTCAGTATGCACGATAATGCAGAGTACATTACCAACGCGGTTCAAGCAGGAGCCTCTGGATACATCCTCAAAAATACAGATGCTGACGAAGTGTATCTGGCCATCACTCAGGTGGCTCAAGGACGACGTTATTTTGGTGAAAACATCGCGCAAATTTTGTTGAGCAAACCCACCCACCCTGAGGCTGCTCGATTAACAACTCGCGAACAAACTGTGTTGTCTTATCTCGCCCAGGGATTGTCCAGTAAACAAATTGCCGAGCAAACCCATATCAGTGTTCGTACCGTAGATGCTCATCGCCGTAACATCAAGGCTAAACTGCAATTAGATACCGTCGCAGAGATGATTCGCTATGCAGTTGAGCATGGCCTTGTCAGACGCTAATACCGTTTTTTATACTAAATTATAGTTTTTGATATGAGTCTTGGTTCGCCCCCCTGATTTTCGACTAGGACAAGACTTTATTCAAAGACAAGTTAGCGAAACCGGTCACCCCTTATGTATTAGTTGAAACCATACATAAGGCGTTCACGATACAAGAGCGTTGACAAGCAGGTCGAAAAAAAAAGTTACTCTCTCAACTCACGACGTAGAATTTTGCCCACGGTCGATTTTGGTAACTCATCAATAATATTCACTTCTTTGGGCACCTTGTATCCGGTCAATGATTCCCGACAATGTGCAACAACCTCTTCTGGGGTAACCTCGCCATTGACACTGATATACGCGACAACCCTTTCTTGAGTTTGGTCATCGGGTTTGCCAACGACAGCGGCTTCCACGACAGCCGGATGCTTCACCAGTACATCTTCAATTTCATTAGGATACACATTAAAACCTGAGACAATGATCATGTCCTTGATGCGATCGACAATTTTGATGGCACCGTCTGGTAGCTTTACACCGACATCGCCAGTTTTAAAATACCCATTAGTCGTCATCACTTTGGCTGTTTCCTCAGGGCGGTTCCAATAGCCTTGCATAACTTGAGGACCTTTCACGGCTATTTCACCTGATTCACCATCGGCTACTGGTTGGTCTTGATCGTCGAGCATTTGCACATCAGTGTCGATCATTGGGAAACCAACCGTGCCGATTTGTTCTTGCCCAGGGATGTTAAGTGAAACCACAGGAGAAGTTTCAGACAGTCCATATCCTTCCGCAATCGTACAACCGGTTGTTTTTAACCAAAGTTCTGCAGCAGCGCCAGTCAGAGCAGTTCCACCAGAAGTCGTCACTTTTAAAGCGCTGGTATCAAGCGCTTTGAACTTGTCATGCATACACAAACCCACAAACAAGGTATTGATGCCAGCGAAGGCTGTAAACTTGAACGGGGCGATTTGGTCGATGAATGCATCCAAATCACGTGGATTTGGAATCAGTATCGAGTGACCACCGTTGCCAAAATAACTAACCATTGACACCATTAAGGCGTAAATATGATATAGCGGTAATGGACACACAATCGTTTCCTCACCCGGCACGAAGGCATCGCCCATACGCTCTGCGAACTGATAATTATTACTCAATAAATTGCCATGGGACAGCACAGCCCCTTTTGATACACCAGTTGTGCCACCGGTATATTGCAACGCTGCCGTATCATCTAGTCTGGTATTAGGACGTGGTCTCAATTTGTGCTGAGCGCCCTTCACAAATACGTCCACATAACAAGGATAGTCAACATCACTGACTGCTTGTCCCGTTAATAGTTGTGGAGCGGACGTCACAATCACATGCTCAATACCAACATCTGCTTTGATGGCTTCATATTTTGGTAGTAAATCAGAGAGTATAACGAGTGCCTTTGCACCTGAGTCATTGAACTGATGCTGCATTTCAGGTGGTGTATAAAGTGGATTAGTACTTACCACGACAAGCCCTGCGCGCATAGCGCCAAAAAATGCAACTGGGCTTTGAATTAGGTTTGGTAGTTGAATCGCGATTCGGTCGCCTGCTTGCAACCCAAGTTCATGTTGCAAGTAACAGGCAAATTTGTATGACATCTCGTCCATTTCAGCAAACGTCTTGGTTTGACCTATTGCGGTAAAAGCTTGCTTAGCTGAATACTTTGTCAGGGTTCGCTCGATGAAGTCACCCAAATTATGGATGCCGTCAGGAATAAGTGTGTGGCTCATAGACATGACCTTAATGTTATTATTTTGTAAACACTACTAGTCTGACCTGTAACTGTGATGATTTCAACCCTTTCCAATGAAGAAGAAATGAATGATTTTTTAAATCTGTTGCGCTGTGTTCACAAAGCGAATGCTTAATGAACACTTGTTTGACCATGCACATATTAGATAATACTCGAGGCTCTAGAACGCTTTATATTGAATTTAGCGATCTTGACACGCCAACCAATAAACTAGCCAATATTTATTACGCACAATAAAAAAGCACCCGTAGGTGCTTTTTTACGTTTTTTCATTGATGAAAATTAGTTAGCTTTAGTCACTACGTCCACTAACGTCCAGTTCTTAGATTTAGAAATAGGCGCTACCTCACGGATAGTGACTACATCACCTTCATTACACTGGTTGGTTTCATCATGAGCGTGTAACTTAGTAGTACGCTTAATAAACTTCCCATAGATAGGGTGCTTAACTTTGCGCTCTACTGCAACAGTGATAGTTTTATCACCTTTGTTGCTGACAACACGGCCTTGTACTGTACGGATTTTCTGTTCAGTCATTACTTACCAGCCTTCTTTTGAGTCAAAATAGTTTTAACACGCGCGATGTTACGACGCACTTTCTTCAATTGGTCAGTTTTTTCAAGCTGGCCAGTTGAATATTGCATACGTAAGTTGAACTGTTCACGCAATAAGTTTAATAACTCTGCATTTAGTTCTTCAACGCTTTTCTCTTTTAGTTCAGCTGCATTCATTACATCACCGTCCGAGTTACAAAGGTTGTCTTGAACGGAAGTTTCGCAGCAGCAAGGGCAAACGCTTCACGCGCCAATGCTTCTGGAACACCTTCCATTTCGTATAACACACGACCTGGCTGAATTTGGCAAACCCAGTATTCAACGTTACCTTTACCTTTACCTTGACGCACTTCTAGAGGCTTCTCAGTAATTGGCTTGTCCGGGAATACGCGGATCCAAATTTTGCCTTGACGCTTGACGTGACGTGTCATAGCACGACGCGCTGCTTCAATCTGACGCGCAGTCATACGACCTCGACCAACAGATTTAAGACCATAAGTACCGAAGCTGACTTTGCTTCCCGCGATCGCTAAACCACGGTTACGGCCCTTATGCATCTTACGGAATTTCATACGTTTAGGTTGTAACATATCTTAACCCTCTCGCTTCGCGTTGCGGCCTTTCTTCTTAGGCGCTGCAGCTGGCTTAGCCGCTTCTGTTTCAAGTGGTAAACCACCTAATACTTCACCTTTGAAGATCCAAACTTTAACACCGATGATACCGTAAGTTGTCAATGCTTCAGATGTTGCGTAGTCGATGTCTGCACGGAAAGTGTGTAGTGGTACACGACCTTCACGGTACCATTCAGAACGCGCAATCTCAGCACCACCTAAACGACCAGATACTTCTACCTTGATACCTAGGGCACCAAGACGCATGGCGTTTTGTACTGCGCGCTTCATCGCACGACGGAACATAACACGACGCTCAAGCTGGCTTGAGATGCTATCGCCTACTAGCTGTGCATCTAATTCAGGCTTACGAACTTCTGCGATGTTGATTTGTGCTGGTACACCAGCAAGCTTAGCAACATGGTTACGAAGTTTTTCAACGTCTTCACCTTTTTTACCAATCACAACACCTGGACGGGCTGTGTGGATTGTCACTTTGATGCTCTTTGCAGGGCGCTCGATGACAATTTTAGATAATGACGCGTTTTTCAATTCTTTCGTCAAGTACTGACGCACTTGATGATCATTGTACAAGTTGTCAGCATATTCCGCAGTATTAGCGTACC encodes:
- the rpsC gene encoding 30S ribosomal protein S3; its protein translation is MGQKVHPTGIRLGISKPWTSTWYANTAEYADNLYNDHQVRQYLTKELKNASLSKIVIERPAKSIKVTIHTARPGVVIGKKGEDVEKLRNHVAKLAGVPAQINIAEVRKPELDAQLVGDSISSQLERRVMFRRAMKRAVQNAMRLGALGIKVEVSGRLGGAEIARSEWYREGRVPLHTFRADIDYATSEALTTYGIIGVKVWIFKGEVLGGLPLETEAAKPAAAPKKKGRNAKREG
- a CDS encoding response regulator transcription factor; this encodes MSPTIKVLLVDDHPMVRDGIMSCLAFYDDVEVIGTANNGSEAITQLRTLTPDVIMMDISMPDLNGIDATEQILEISPHSKILIFSMHDNAEYITNAVQAGASGYILKNTDADEVYLAITQVAQGRRYFGENIAQILLSKPTHPEAARLTTREQTVLSYLAQGLSSKQIAEQTHISVRTVDAHRRNIKAKLQLDTVAEMIRYAVEHGLVRR
- the rpmC gene encoding 50S ribosomal protein L29; its protein translation is MNAAELKEKSVEELNAELLNLLREQFNLRMQYSTGQLEKTDQLKKVRRNIARVKTILTQKKAGK
- the rpsQ gene encoding 30S ribosomal protein S17; the protein is MTEQKIRTVQGRVVSNKGDKTITVAVERKVKHPIYGKFIKRTTKLHAHDETNQCNEGDVVTIREVAPISKSKNWTLVDVVTKAN
- a CDS encoding AMP-binding protein, yielding MSHTLIPDGIHNLGDFIERTLTKYSAKQAFTAIGQTKTFAEMDEMSYKFACYLQHELGLQAGDRIAIQLPNLIQSPVAFFGAMRAGLVVVSTNPLYTPPEMQHQFNDSGAKALVILSDLLPKYEAIKADVGIEHVIVTSAPQLLTGQAVSDVDYPCYVDVFVKGAQHKLRPRPNTRLDDTAALQYTGGTTGVSKGAVLSHGNLLSNNYQFAERMGDAFVPGEETIVCPLPLYHIYALMVSMVSYFGNGGHSILIPNPRDLDAFIDQIAPFKFTAFAGINTLFVGLCMHDKFKALDTSALKVTTSGGTALTGAAAELWLKTTGCTIAEGYGLSETSPVVSLNIPGQEQIGTVGFPMIDTDVQMLDDQDQPVADGESGEIAVKGPQVMQGYWNRPEETAKVMTTNGYFKTGDVGVKLPDGAIKIVDRIKDMIIVSGFNVYPNEIEDVLVKHPAVVEAAVVGKPDDQTQERVVAYISVNGEVTPEEVVAHCRESLTGYKVPKEVNIIDELPKSTVGKILRRELRE
- a CDS encoding cache domain-containing protein; protein product: MFSFRYIWLIIVQVAVTAVFTYVLVTQEYRDLSEQNLASLETFLIEQKQRELKNYTSLAVTAIDDVYYGNVFAEPEAKAHAAQTFTRMLYDGIDGYFFTYDQFGTNIVLPHQPERIGKNFWELTDPDGGKTIQILINLAQNGGGYHFYKWSQPSTEAITDKLSYATYLDKWDWMVGTGVYLDDVYAQLDKIQGEIDAQVQNTRLIILAVAITSIMLILFVAVAISVTQKQENEAKVSALGQKIITSQEDERRYIARELHDGIIQMLVSIKYSLSATKMMLKKSHTPEPQALNAASSSLDLTINEVRRISHHLHPQILDELGLSAAIEALAEEFSKRTQIAVTVNKLKVRKLLSPQLNTSLYRTVQECLTNVEKHAKAQRVDIDLEMAENWLSLKIRDDGQGFNPEDTDKFGIGLNNLQERVDYYQGKIAIISNRRGTKIEIKIPLSSFAKNFATIDQNKDQQNTEKGTA
- the rplP gene encoding 50S ribosomal protein L16 is translated as MLQPKRMKFRKMHKGRNRGLAIAGSKVSFGTYGLKSVGRGRMTARQIEAARRAMTRHVKRQGKIWIRVFPDKPITEKPLEVRQGKGKGNVEYWVCQIQPGRVLYEMEGVPEALAREAFALAAAKLPFKTTFVTRTVM